Proteins from a genomic interval of Medicago truncatula cultivar Jemalong A17 chromosome 3, MtrunA17r5.0-ANR, whole genome shotgun sequence:
- the LOC11419395 gene encoding uncharacterized protein isoform X2, producing the protein MSFHCTNSCSVPNTLCTITSHSISIPSLKLKCNTNNNRFKIHAKSNSDDAPQQPTSTPSSFLSFLCPLLNLFSGGDPSGQRNFALELATSSLASTSRFAWGRKSVIESASSEKIASEPPISLQLFEFEACPFCRRVREAMTELDLSVEVSRRFITYTTFNIYCSFEFPFLIDQNSGVSMYESSDIVKYLFERYGEGRSPSLGLLESTIFTGWMPTIIRAGRGMTLWERSRVEPPPTKLELFSYENNPDARIVREALCELELPYILQNVGEGSRRMKLLFDASGSKEVPYFVDHNTGFQSGDYKMILPYLFETYSSANL; encoded by the exons ATGTCCTTCCACTGCACCAACTCATGCTCAGTTCCCAACACTCTCTGCACCATAACTTCACATAGCATATCAATTCCCAGTCTCAAACTAAAATGCAACACCAATAATAACAGATTCAAAATTCATGCAAAATCAAATTCAGATGATGCACCACAACAACCCACTTCCACTCCTTCCTCCTTTCTCTCCTTTCTCTGTCCCTTGCTCAACCTTTTCTCT GGAGGGGATCCTTCTGGACAACGTAATTTTGCTTTGGAG ctAGCAACATCTTCCTTGGCCAGCACATCAAGGTTTGCATGGGGAAGAAAATCTGTAATTGAAAGTGCTTCGAGTGAAAAGATAGCTTCAGAACCTCCTATTAGTTTGCAGCTTTTTGAATTTG AGGCATGCCCTTTTTGTAGAAGGGTACGAGAGGCCATGACCGAACTAGATCTTTCTGTAGAGGTTAGTCGCAGATTCATCACATACACAACATTCAATATCTATTGTTCTTTTGA GTTTCCTTTCCTCATTGATCAAAATAGTGGTGTTTCCATGTATGAGAGCA GCGATATTGTAAAATACTTGTTCGAGCGATATGGAGAAGGGAGAAGTCCATCATTAGGACTTTTAGAGAG CACTATTTTCACTGGATGGATGCCAACAATTATACGAGCAGGTAGAGGAATGACGCTGTGGGAACGTTCTAGGGTTGAACCTCCTCCTACAAAGCTGGAGCTGTTCTCCTATGAAAATAACCCG GATGCTCGTATTGTGCGTGAGGCGTTATGCGAATTGGAACTTCCTTACATTCTTCAAAATGTAGGAGAAGGATCACGACGAATGAAATTACTGTTCGATGCTTCTGGATCTAAAGAG GTTCCTTACTTTGTCGATCACAACACTGGATTTCAATCTGGGGACTACAAGATGATCTTGCCTTATTTGTTCGAAACCTATTCGTCGGCTAATTTATAA
- the LOC11419395 gene encoding uncharacterized protein isoform X1: MSFHCTNSCSVPNTLCTITSHSISIPSLKLKCNTNNNRFKIHAKSNSDDAPQQPTSTPSSFLSFLCPLLNLFSGGDPSGQRNFALELATSSLASTSRFAWGRKSVIESASSEKIASEPPISLQLFEFEACPFCRRVREAMTELDLSVEVYPCPKGSVRHREVVRKTGGKEMFPFLIDQNSGVSMYESSDIVKYLFERYGEGRSPSLGLLESTIFTGWMPTIIRAGRGMTLWERSRVEPPPTKLELFSYENNPDARIVREALCELELPYILQNVGEGSRRMKLLFDASGSKEVPYFVDHNTGFQSGDYKMILPYLFETYSSANL; the protein is encoded by the exons ATGTCCTTCCACTGCACCAACTCATGCTCAGTTCCCAACACTCTCTGCACCATAACTTCACATAGCATATCAATTCCCAGTCTCAAACTAAAATGCAACACCAATAATAACAGATTCAAAATTCATGCAAAATCAAATTCAGATGATGCACCACAACAACCCACTTCCACTCCTTCCTCCTTTCTCTCCTTTCTCTGTCCCTTGCTCAACCTTTTCTCT GGAGGGGATCCTTCTGGACAACGTAATTTTGCTTTGGAG ctAGCAACATCTTCCTTGGCCAGCACATCAAGGTTTGCATGGGGAAGAAAATCTGTAATTGAAAGTGCTTCGAGTGAAAAGATAGCTTCAGAACCTCCTATTAGTTTGCAGCTTTTTGAATTTG AGGCATGCCCTTTTTGTAGAAGGGTACGAGAGGCCATGACCGAACTAGATCTTTCTGTAGAG GTCTATCCTTGTCCTAAAGGTTCTGTAAGACACAGAGAGGTGGTCAGAAAAACTGGTGGCAAAGAGAT GTTTCCTTTCCTCATTGATCAAAATAGTGGTGTTTCCATGTATGAGAGCA GCGATATTGTAAAATACTTGTTCGAGCGATATGGAGAAGGGAGAAGTCCATCATTAGGACTTTTAGAGAG CACTATTTTCACTGGATGGATGCCAACAATTATACGAGCAGGTAGAGGAATGACGCTGTGGGAACGTTCTAGGGTTGAACCTCCTCCTACAAAGCTGGAGCTGTTCTCCTATGAAAATAACCCG GATGCTCGTATTGTGCGTGAGGCGTTATGCGAATTGGAACTTCCTTACATTCTTCAAAATGTAGGAGAAGGATCACGACGAATGAAATTACTGTTCGATGCTTCTGGATCTAAAGAG GTTCCTTACTTTGTCGATCACAACACTGGATTTCAATCTGGGGACTACAAGATGATCTTGCCTTATTTGTTCGAAACCTATTCGTCGGCTAATTTATAA